In the genome of Ficedula albicollis isolate OC2 chromosome 4A, FicAlb1.5, whole genome shotgun sequence, the window TTGGCAGTTTCTCCTTGATGGGAAAGGTGTGCTGTCATCAAGTGTATCAATACTAAATTGTCACATCTCCCTAGCATATGTGTGGTTTATCAACCAGTCTTTggaaaaagtgcttttattgCTGTCACTTGGTGAGATCTCCCAGAAAGGTGACTTCTAAGCTAAAACTGTTGTCTTGGAAAGGATGCTGGTTGCTTGTTTAGGAATCTAGAAATTTAGACCCTGAATGACACTGCTGTGTCAGCAAATGTGTCTTCCATAGTCCTGCCAGACGTTCCTTTTGCAAGTTTGGGCAGTAGCTCCTCATCCAGCCAAGTTAAATAGGAAAAGGAAGCAATAATGGGATATACTTTTTTAAGATTGGTGGATTTCTGCATGCAGGTTGTGGAATCCTGGGGGGTTTGCATGCTGTTATTCACAGATGTGTAACAAAAATGAGCCTGTTGATAGGTGCAGTGATCCCTTCCTCCACTGAAACTGAGAATTGTGGGGTTTTGGACACTGAGCACTTGCCACGGTCTGAACTGAAGAAACTGGAGATGTGGGATGGCGCCAGGAATTGGAATGAAACGTGcagtgtttaaataaaaaaactaaaGCATCAAAATAATACTGATTATTATAAACAAtacttgaaaattttattaaacatAGTCAATTAAGTTGTCTAGCAGTAGCTTGCTGTTGGTTTTATGGTAgcttaaaacatttatttaaaaaaaacccttttgttAATGTCAAAACTTGCCTGTATTTCTGTTACACATGATGTTCAGAGTTTAGATATGAGAACCAAAGATTCCAACATATTCTTACTGTATACTGCATTGAGCTAACTTTggtaaaagaaatttaaattattctaaattttCTGCCTATGACAATCATCGAAAGGTATTTTGTATTCTTACATTATGGCAGTTTTTCCACATTAGCTTTTCATATAGATTTAATATGTTTGAATGGAGCAATGAAACTTACTTTGCAATAATGCATGAATTTGTTcaagaaataatatttacacTTGCTGTACAAAGTCATTCCAGAGTTTGTTGATTATTCTGAAACAAAAGGGATTCACCATAATTCCAAGAAGCACTCAGAACCCAAATTGCCACTTAGAGagccatttctttttctagacTCTTCTTAATAAGGTAACAGAACATCAGCTTGGAACACTATCATTGGGGATTTGTTTTCAGAATATTATTAGTAGCATTTCAGTGAAGTGGAAACAAACCTGTGCTCTGAAAAGGAACTGGATCATGGGGAAAGACATTCCAGTGAGATCCATGAATTTGAATTCTACAGGAataatttgctattttaataactaaataaataaaattaaaagcttagTTTGTGAATAAGAATCAGAACCTGTAAATCTGATGGTATGACAGATACACTTCAGTAAACACATGAATGTGTGTCATGTTTCAAGTATGGAATACGTATCTGGTGCTTGGAAATGTGATCATCATGATGTTTATAATGCAGAAACAAGCATTTGGTTTTGATTGTTCATAATGTTTGGGCTACTTGCTGCTAGAAATTTCAGAAGTTAAATCCTTTAAGGTGCAACTATCCAGTGTATTGAGCTGCAGAACAGGTAAAATGtaccttattttaaaaagctttatgGTACTTGGAAATTACATCATGAGTCAAAATGAGTCAATAGGaagtttttattgttttaatattttttgctatAAAGTTAGATCTCAAAGGACACCCTCAGTTTGATAATTAATCTCTAGAAGCTGCAGTAAAATATGATGTTcttggggaggaggaaaagactTTGTTCTCTCTCTGTCATGTGTTAAGTCAGTGGTATGTGTGCTGAGGAGTCTGgccttaattttattttatgaattaCATTTGAGATTGTTTCTTGGTTGGGTCATAGGTTCTGGTTTTAGTTCTGGAATGTcactcaaaataaaacagaactcTGCGGGGTGGCAGAGGGAGAATTGTGGCTTTGGTTAGAGGTAGTGGTGGTAGAAAAACCTGTCATCTCTTAATAAAATAGTAAACCCCAATTCTGTTTGGTGTTACTCATCCCAGTCATTTTTCCATTCATTGTCTGTAACTATGCAGTTGGAACAGGGAGTTTGGTTTAAACAAGGCATGAAGGTGTTCCCCATTCCTGTGTTCTGAATCCCTGGGATTTGGCATACCTGGGTGCCTGGGTGAGGAGATTCCTGACTTGTTACACCTCATCCGGGGAGGCCGTCCCCATGGAAAGGCTCCTGCCTGAACAGTGACTCCTCCTGCCTCGGTGTATTGTTTCCTCATTTCTGCCCTCGTGTTTCTGAGGTGTTGCTGTCCTGAGGCAAGGATGGGAttcctttttcctgtccttgtttggtttgtgttgcAAAGACCCAGCATGAGCAGCTCTAGTCATGGGCTGGGCCCCCAAATGCTGCCATGATACACTGGGGAGGTGCTTATCCATTTGTTTTGTAGCAGTTTGTTAAATAGATGGAAACCCAGTGCGagtattttttctatttcagtatttttgaagGAACATAAATAGAGGTAGATTCATAATCAAGCatcatgttttatatttttgcacCTTTGTTAACTGCCTCAGTCTAGTATAGACTTACAGAAATAATCttcttgccttttctcttttttcccgttttttcctTTAGAATTGCCAAAATGCTTTGGAATTCTTAAACGATTCAAAAACTGAAGTCTCTGAGGATACAAAATCATAAGAACACAAGAAGCAGCAAGGAGGATTCAGTGCCAATGCAGCAACAAAAAAGACAGCCAGAGTTAGTGGAAGGAAATCttcctgtttttgtttttcctacaGAACTTATATTTTATGCAGATGACCAGTCAACACACAAGCAGGTGTTGACTCTATATAACCCCTATGAGTTTGCCTTAAAATTCAAAGGTGGGTTTCTTAGGTTAAGTTCTATTTAAGGGTTAGTTGGTGATCTTGAACAATCCAATTATAATTCATGTAACCAATCGTATCTGTGACAAAACCAAGCTCTTGTCTCTACGTGTATCTGTTGATGAAGCTGGTGGTGTATTCATGATTTGTTACCACTCCTGTCCTTTTCCTTGCAGTTCTTTGTACAACTCCAAATAAATATGCAGTGGTGGATGCTACTGGTGCAGTGAAGCCTCAGTGCTGTGTTGATATGTAAGTAGAAgttgcttgggttttttcctgatatACCACATTTTAttacctttatttcttttattatgtAAGAGGTTGTAAATCACAGCATGTGTGTTATAGTATATAAATTGGATAAAGATATGTTTTCCTAATCTCCTGTATACTTGTGGttctgatttttgttctttccctCTAAAGCAGAGGTATTACAATATTGGAGATATGTCCTTCTTTAATTTTGCCTTTGGGCATAAATAAATTGCCAGTAAATGCATCTTGTAATGGAGTTTGTAAACCAGGAACAAGAGTAATATGAGCCTCCTCAGAGCACCTTTTattagaaataacaaaaaaaaccaaaatccccaGGTTGAGATTTGTTTGTGAGAAATACGTGTTTGGAGGTTGGTAAGATGGAAATGTATGTGATTATACTGAGCACATTTCCCAGGacataaatgaataaatatgggaaaataataaataaaaatgggaaataaattaataaaggtAGTTTTGCCTACCTTTCACCCTGACCACCCATCTCATTCTCACATCTGTGTCTCCCCTTTGTCTCTCCTGTCAAGTGTCAACCCAGTAACTCAGAACAGGAGGAGGCTGCTTAGGTGACCACAGTAATGTACAGGGTCTGTAGGCTGCTGAAAGCTGAAGCAGAGTAGGTGTAAAAGCTAAAATAAACTAACTCTTTTTATCTTCTATTTGCCAcattatttctgtgctgatgtacagacacagctgaagaaaatctgAAGTACCTAAAAGAGCAGACTGAACTTTTTGAATAGACACTTTCCAAACTGTAAAACACCACAAGGAATCTCTGGCTAACAAATAGACATGTACAGAAATCTTTTGTCAGATAAATATTAACTGTTCTTGGGGAATGGATCTTTATTCCTATGGATTGTTTTCCTTAGGTGCAATTTGAAATGTTCCAAAGACTCACCAAATAGAAAGAAAGTTTAAAACATGGAATATGTTTCAGTAAGCAGGGGTAACAATGCTAAACTAAACAGGTCAGAATATACCAGTGTACCAGTGAGCTGTTCCATTCTTTAGCAGACATTTACACAAGCTTGGTTTCATTTGGTTAAACAAAAGGGTTTTATTAAGTAAAGGGAGATAAGACATACATGTGTTccaagtggatttttttgtgcagCAAAACCCCCTATCCCATTCCAGTGGTTGCTGTCTAAGGACAGTGTTTACTGCTAGGATATGAGCAGTACTATGCAAGTGTGGCCGTTTGCCAGATAAACAGATATTCTACAGAGCTTCCAATTATGCAATGATCTctaaaaagaaacaggagaatGTATCTGTTTATAAGGGTCTGCAGAAAATATCTCCTTGCTTGGCAGCAGATACATGTTCTCCTAGCACAGTGTTATGTAAAGATTCTGTTTAGGTTGGTGGTTGGTACCACGGTACTAGCAGTAGGAACACCAATGTGAAAGGAAGTGTTAAATGAAGAAATCAGAGTTGATGTGCTGTGCTGATATGTTGAGAGCTGTATGAATTAGGgttgtggggggaaaaagcctTTTGTTTTAGTGAAGGCAGTTGCCCAGCCAACACTCCACTTGCTGAAAGCCTGTCACAGGAACACTCCTTTGCCTCTGAAGTGACGTAAAACATCACTGCAGCCTCTTGCTGAGGGGATGACTTGGTCTCTGTTCCTGTGTTGAATAGTCTATTCAAGCTAGATACCAGTTGCAAGCACTGGCTACGTGCTAATGCTTGTAGATATCTTGATGTGATACCATTCCTTTaaatgaagactgaaaaacaaaaatccatttcttGCAGCATTTTAGTGTACATATTATGACAAAGATCAGTTTCTTGAAGCAATTTTAAGACTACTGTTCTGTGTTACTGAGGGTGCAgtcatttttccccctcatgaGATGGCAACCTTTTTATTTGTACCTATATTCTTCAGAGTAGCTGCTGTTATCTTGGAAACTTAGAATAACCTTTCACaaaaaaacatctggaaaaacGGTTGAAATCCTTATTTACCCTAAGAGCTCATACCACTTCAAACCCTAAATGTTGTAGCTTTTCAATGCTAGATATGTATTCTCATGATGAATCATGAATGCAGAGAGGAGGCAGttgagcacagcactgctcagaggTCTGTTTTGCTGTTGATCAGTGCTATTTTAAAGCTGTGCTTTTTATAGGTTCCAAACATGCTCTCAGTGGTGGgtttctgattttgaaaatcCCTAGCTGACTCTTGTCTGTAGAGGGAATGAGTTTTGCTCCTGAGAAAGTAGAATTGCAAAGCTTTGAGCCTGGTTTCCTCAAGAAGCTGGACTGTTGCTTTCCAAACACCAGTCCagcttcctttctttccctgtccATTCCAGTCCcctcattttaaaatcattggCCAGCATCAAACAACTTTGATACACGAGGAAGGAGGCATCTTTCAGATAATTGGTGTTTTGAGGCAAAAATGGGCTTGAGATAAAAACTTAACTGTCCTCTTTGGCCAGGAGCATTTCTATTAAAGCAAACAtgaggaggggagagaagaggtAAGATCAAGTCTTCAAGAACATTGAGTGATGGAAGATGTAGTGGAGGTCTGGATTATTCCAGTTTATTTGGAGGAGAGGGCAAATTTTATGATATAGGATGTAATTCTACAACAGACATGGTTTTTAGAAGTTCATCTGCTTGATATTAAAGCAAACatgaggaagagagagaagaggtaAGATCAAGTCTTCAAGAACATTGAGTGATGGAAGATGTAGTGGAGGTCTGGATTATTCCAGTTTATTTGGAGGAGAGGGCAAATTTTATGATATAGGATGTAATTCTACAACAGACATGGTTTTTAGAAGTTCATCTGcttgaaaatgttgtttttctacAGTGTGATTCGTCACAGAGACGTTCGGGCTTCTTACTATGGTGTCATAGATAAATTCCGTCTCCAAGTGtctgagcagagccagaggaaaGCATTAGGGAAAAAGGAGATTATTGCTACTCTGCTTCCATCTGCAAAggaacaacaacagcaaaaggaagaggaggaaaaacgAATAAAAGAACACCTGGCTGAAAGTGTCTTTTTTGAGCAGACTTTGTGTCAACCAGGTAGCTGAAATCTTTTACCCCTCCTGTGTTCTGAATCAGTTTTGAATAGCTCAAGTGACTAGacttaaaacatttcttaaatataaacagaaataaattttaaaataattcattttactTAGCTATAAGACTGTCTTTATCACTTGAGGATGACAGTATACAAGAACCCAAACTGTTGCTGTTCTGTTTATGCTGTCTTGATCAATCACGACCCTTTGCTCCCTGTGTTTGCATGCCATACCTTGGAGAGTGCATCCACTGTTCCTCTGGAGCAGGAGTTCTACAGACAATGGGAATCAATCTGTGAAAGGATGGtagttattttttcccttgagcTCTTTCAAAACGTATGCCCCTTCTGAGTTTGTTCCAAACCCTTAATCCCCCATTTCCTGATGAGCAGAAAATATTGCCAGAACATCTTCTAAAGTGCTCCTTGTTCTGTGCCCTGTCCTTTGTCTGTCCCACAGTTGGTGGCTGAAAACTCTGCGTGTTTCATACACACAGTGAGGAAGTGAATCAACAATCTTGAAAACCTGGGCCAGGCAGTTAAATTGAAGGGGTAGGATATAAAGTGTCAAATTGTACCTGAAATGAATCTAAACTGATTCTTGATGGTCTACATTCTTTTACTTTTACTGTTTTATACTGGAATGTTCTTGTCACTGTTACATTTTTCAGGACAACAAAAATCAATTCCAGAAAATAGAGGAACCTCCTTGAGAGTGTTCATGTTGATAAAATGAATCTGTTTCACTATTTATACTTAGTTTATTGGCTGCTGAAAcactttttatttgaaaaccCTCATAATAGATGTTAGTAGGATACACAGTTAAAGCAAACTTACCAAGGTCTCTGGGCTCACAGAACAAAATGCTCCCCTGATAGTTGCTCCAGGACTGAGGGCCTGAGCCATCCTGAACAATCTGATACTGGTCTTATTCCAaatgctgtttctctgcttAAAAACCTTTTTAACTACATTATATTGCTTACTTACAGAAAACAGTAAACAAAGAAACTGCAGTTTTGCATGTAACCTGCAACCTGGAAATAAGAGATTTATGGAATTAAAATGCAGCACATATTGCTAGTCACTGAGGATAGGGGAAGGTGATAAAAACATTGGCTATTTTCAAATGGGTCTTAAGGATTTGGTTAGAGGTATTCAGCTAACATGTTGACAGCTCTTTTCAAAGATGACACAGTGGGCCTTTGAGTAAGTTCCAGCTGCTAAAGTGCAGGACAATGAAGACTATGAAGGACTCTTTATTGTCTGTGGTTTGCATTGCCTTATTCTGGTAATACTGGACTGTCAGAGTGGTTCACTCTCACAGTTCTTAAAGTCAGATTCAAATTTTACTGATTTGTGGCATCTAAACTGACTCTGGCTCAGGTGTAGCCTGAGCCTGTAAAGAATGAAGGGAATGTACATTCCTGTAAAGAATGAAGGGGAGCTCATCTGGCCCAAgagcctgtgctcctgctgcagacagcttTTGTTCAGGAGGTGTGAGCAGTTacctgcctctgcagctctttTGGGTGCTCTTAAGTGATTGATTTCTGATCACTGAAGGAACATTATCAAGGAATGGAGTCAGGATGCACAGGGAAACCTCAGACATTGCTGAGACATCCAGCTGTCCTGAGTGTGTATATATAGCAACTGGGCCTGGCAGGCTCTGTTCCTCCAGAAGGGAGGGGTTTGGGAAGTCATGTGAAAACAAGTTCCAGCATCAGAACAGGGAGCAGCCTCCTCCACTGCAGAATGCAGAAGGTTTAGAAGGGTGGGTTTAGGTGTTGTCTTCTACACCCTGCAAACTTTagagcaaaaaggaaaatctgaggGTGTTTCAGCTCCCAGACATTTTTGCAGAATACTTGATGTTTATATTATTTAGATCTTCCTTATAATTGGGGCTGTCttgctttttcagaaaacagaactgcCTCGTCGGGACCTAGTTTACTCACAGTCTTCCTTGGAGTGGTGTGTGTCGCAGCACTAATGCTACCTACATTGGGGGAAATGGAATCCCTGGTGCCTCTCTACCTCCACTTAAGTGTGAATCAAAAGTTAGTAGCTGCTTATGTTTTAGGTAAGTACTTTGGATGTTATAAGCATTTTTGAGTTTGGAAAACTTCACCTGTCTTTGCCAGCGGCCTCAGGAAACTGGATGGAGATGAAGCACCACGTTAGGTTTTGCATCTCAGCTTAGATCTTAATTTGTAGCCATGGTGATAGCAGGGTAAATTAGTTATTGTAAGTGTTTTAGACCAGATTTGAGTTGATAGCTATTGCACACAGGCCCCTAAGTGCtaatttcagctttatttgGTGATGGGCCAGCAGCAGTCATCTGCCAACACACCTGAACGGAATGTGCTGTTTCTTACTCTTGCATTGCAATAGCTCCTCTATTGCAGAATGTAGAAGGTGTTATTGTGTTTCTCCCTCCAGCCCCCATGAGCTGTTTAACACTTCATTGTCAGTACCTGTTCAATTAGCAGTTTGTGTAGCAGTAAGTTGTTGTAAACCCTGTTTGAGACCACTACCATCCACAGTTCTTCCTGATGTGTAACTCACTCCTGCATTAGTTAGCATAGATGAGTTCAACATTTCATTTGTTATGACTATTTCTCTGTAACTATTTCAGATTTGAAGAACAGTCACACTAAACTCAATTCTCCTGTCCCACTACCTGGCAGAAATGaggatttaaaggaaaagagcTAGGCAGCTCCAAACTGATAGCTAGAGGTGAGGTAGTGATGGGGAAAGGTGCAAGTTTGTGATGGTTCATGCACACTCTGCTAACTCACAAAGGTCCATCTGCTGAAGTGCTTTGATATCTCACTTGTGGCTCTTTGCCCAAGCTGATGCTGATGGATTCTCAGATCAGGACATTGCAGTAATCACTTTGTTTTTAcctctgcttttgaaattacTCCAGGTTCTGCTGGCACCAGCTACCGTTTTAAGCCTTTTGACTTTATAAGTTTGCAACAACTGAATGTGTTTCTAGATTCCTCATGAAGTTTTGAGAGGTTTTGACTTCTTTGCTGGCAGcatttttagtgttttcatGGACAGATTCTTATGTGTGCAACTCTCGCTCATGTAGAAAGTCAATTGCTCTTGAGAAGTTGAAACCACTTTATTCCACAAGGAAGTACAACTCATTTGTGGAGCATTTAATTGGAAAGGGTTGTTATACCACACCAACAGCACTATGTGATATTTGAGAAGTATTTGATTTACAGAAATGAGTTAAACCCTTTATTGTCTGGAAGTCCCTGTACAAGTGGTGCAGGCTGTTCTCCAGAAGCCTCTGCTGTTCCTCTGTGATGATGGAATCGATCCAAGCTAAGGatccagcagctgtgggagcactGATTGTCTGAACCAATACAGACCTTAATCAATAGCTGAGCTGTAGTTCCTCTTTAAGGAATAAATTGCTGATCTAATggaaggcagtgctgcagctctgttctGTCATGCTTCTGCCTTCACTGTCTTCATAAAGTAGCCAAGTTCCATCAGTATGCAGTGGCAGAAGATTAAATAGTCTCAGAAATGTCTTTATCCATGGTGAGACCTGTAGGCTTTAGCTGAGCTTTCTGCAGTGAAAGGCTGTTACAGTGACATCATCTGAGCTTGCAAGAAAGTGAAATTGCCCAAGAACTGATAAATTGTTATTTTGATGTTATGTAAGGCTGGAATTCAAGGAGCCCCGATGATGTTCTTCCATCTACCTCCCTTATCTTGTGCAATATAACCCATTGCTAAGAACTGCAGATTTGTACTTTCTCCTGTATCAGCACATAATTAAAATGAACTTTTCAGTGTGTCATGAGTAGGTTTATTAGGCCCTGTTTCCTGTTTTCATCtggttttaattgtttttagcCTCTATCAGagcagtgctttttttcctccctctctaAAGGTCACAACAAAGAATCTGTTGAAAGCTCCCTCTGCAGACTGACAAGGAAGCTTAACATCTTTGTCTAAAACTGGTCTTTGATCAGTTATTattcacagagcagaaaaaaagccttgGAGCCTTCAACTGGTCTGCCTTACTGATGATTCAGCATTGGAATGACATTGCCCATAACTGGCCCCCATGAGAAATGGGGTCTGGGTGCTAGTGTTACACTTACCCAAGTCAGGACTTCAATGTTAAGATTTTCCAGCAGAGAGATCAGTAACTGTTTGGAGTATTTCTATCTTCTTTGACATTAAGTTATTAGATGCACCACATTTCAGCATTGATTTTTGACTATATCAAAATTTGAAGCGATACTTCTACTATTTAAGTGTGTATATAAATGCATTCTACATGTATTTTATGCACTTTTACCatgttttctggcttttgaCAGAGTaaactctttattttaaatgttttattttcagtgaaatagaAGTGTTTAGTTCTTAATTCTTGTCTTTCAGGTCTCATCACCATGGTTATTTTGAGAACATGAGGAATGAGTTCATAGGATGTCAAACACCTTACTGTATATTCACATCATGAATGTGGACTGCCTTTTACTCCCATTTGGCTCATTAAGATGCTAGCAAA includes:
- the MOSPD1 gene encoding motile sperm domain-containing protein 1 isoform X1 — translated: MQQQKRQPELVEGNLPVFVFPTELIFYADDQSTHKQVLTLYNPYEFALKFKVLCTTPNKYAVVDATGAVKPQCCVDIVIRHRDVRASYYGVIDKFRLQVSEQSQRKALGKKEIIATLLPSAKEQQQQKEEEEKRIKEHLAESVFFEQTLCQPENRTASSGPSLLTVFLGVVCVAALMLPTLGEMESLVPLYLHLSVNQKLVAAYVLDLKNSHTKLNSPVPLPGRNEDLKEKS
- the MOSPD1 gene encoding motile sperm domain-containing protein 1 isoform X2; this encodes MQQQKRQPELVEGNLPVFVFPTELIFYADDQSTHKQVLTLYNPYEFALKFKVLCTTPNKYAVVDATGAVKPQCCVDIVIRHRDVRASYYGVIDKFRLQVSEQSQRKALGKKEIIATLLPSAKEQQQQKEEEEKRIKEHLAESVFFEQTLCQPENRTASSGPSLLTVFLGVVCVAALMLPTLGEMESLVPLYLHLSVNQKLVAAYVLGLITMVILRT